Proteins from one Sarcophilus harrisii chromosome 2, mSarHar1.11, whole genome shotgun sequence genomic window:
- the MPI gene encoding mannose-6-phosphate isomerase yields the protein MADQRVFLLSCPIQQYAWGKLGFSSEVAQLLASSDPLVQIQDDEPYAELWMGTHPHGNAKIPDIHILEKDLGEWINNHLFCLGDTIKESYKDLPFLFKVLSVNKALSIQAHPNKELAMKLHIQDPQHYPDINHKPEMAIALTSFQALCGFRPIPEILGFLHKVPEFRSLISNEAIEELELSMGQTMDDISSALQNCFTQMMNSDKKHFQQQLSILVKRISQEVAEGKDVSDSNGELLLKLHEDYPGDIGCFVIYFLNLVVLQPGEAIFLGANEPHAYLSGDCVECMACSDNTVRAGLTSKFIDVKTLCNMLNYTPAPSSSKLFHPMPDEIDPYVSIYNPPVPEFLVLYIKVPASTHFYMVANIESASILLVVKGKAQGNTGPENSLHMQRGTVVFIAAKESLHLELSPEEDMVMFRACCAI from the exons ATGGCCGACCAGCGAG TGTTCCTGCTGTCCTGCCCTATTCAGCAGTATGCTTGGGGGAAGTTGGGCTTTTCCAGCGAAGTGGCCCAGTTGTTGGCAAGCAGTGACCCGCTGGTCCAAATCCAAGATGACGAGCCATATGCAGAG CTATGGATGGGAACCCACCCCCATGGTAACGCTAAGATTCCTGACATTCATATCTTGGAGAAAGATCTGGGGGAGTGGATCAACaaccatttgttttgtttgggggacACCATCAAAGAAAGCTACAAAGATCTGCCTTTCCTCTTCAAAGTGTTGTCTGTCAATAAGGCTCTTTCCATCCAGGCACATCCCAATAAG GAACTGGCAATGAAGCTTCATATCCAGGATCCTCAACACTACCCGGACATCAACCATAAGCCAGAGATGGCCATCGCCCTCACTTCTTTCCAGGCCTTATGTGGCTTCCGGCCTATCCCAGAGATCCTGGGATTTCTTCACA AAGTGCCAGAGTTCCGGTCGCTGATTAGCAATGAGGCAATAGAAGAGTTGGAGCTGAGCATGGGCCAGACCATGGATGACATCTCTTCTGCCCTTCAGAACTGCTTCACCCAAATGATGAACAGTGACAAGAAGCACTTTCAGCAACAGCTCAGCATCCTGGTGAAGCGCATCTCTCAGGAAG TGGCAGAAGGGAAAGATGTGAGCGACAGTAACGGAGAGCTTCTCTTGAAGCTTCACGAGGACTATCCTGGTGACATCGGCTGCTTTGTCATCTACTTCCTGAACCTGGTGGTGCTACAGCCAGGGGAGGCCATCTTCCTGGGGGCCAATGAGCCCCATGCCTACCTAAGTGGAG ACTGTGTGGAGTGTATGGCATGCTCAGACAATACAGTGCGGGCCGGCCTGACATCCAAGTTCATTGATGTGAAAACCCTGTGTAACATGCTCAACTACACTCCAGCCCCAAGCAGTTCAAAACTCTTTCATCCTATGCCTGATGAAATCGACCCTTATGTCTCCATCTATAATCCACCTGTACCTGAATTCCTCGTTTTATACATCAAG GTTCCTGCCTCCACCCATTTCTACATGGTTGCCAACATCGAGTCAGCCAGCATCCTCCTTGTGGTGAAGGGAAAAGCCCAGGGGAACACGGGGCCAGAAAACTCTCTCCATATGCAGCGTGGCACCGTGGTCTTCATCGCTGCCAAGGAGTCTCTCCATCTGGAACTCAGTCCGGAGGAAGACATGGTGATGTTCCGGGCCTGCTGTGCGATCTAG